From Zea mays cultivar B73 chromosome 3, Zm-B73-REFERENCE-NAM-5.0, whole genome shotgun sequence:
ATCACACCGCTGCCACCGGGTTGATCAGCGGCGGCCACAGAGCTGGCAGCAGCATGATGCCGAGTCGTTGCTTCAACTGTGTGAGACAAGATCGCAATGTGGCCGTCCCTAGGGTCAGTCGCTACCCTGAACGTATGAACCGGCAGGCCAGATGGAGTGGCTGCCTGCTGCTGCGGAATGGCTGCTGGTTGCTCAACCGAGTGGGACAAGAGCAACGGGAGGCCATGGCGAGGATCGATTGCTATCTTTAATACAACGACTTGTTGCCGGCTAGGTGGTTGGATTATGGCCATGGGTGTTTCTTGCTGAATGGGTGGCGGCCGCGGGGTGTGTAGAGATGCAGCTGCTGCTAGCCTTGGATCTCGACTGCGCCGGGTTGATTGCTCTGAAGCTCGACCGGCGGTGGCAGGAGCCGTGCcactgcatggaggaggacgtcgTCCGTTCATCTCAGCAACTTCTCCAGATGTCTGGCCTCTCCATCTCTCTGGACCTCCGCTTCTGGATCGAGTGACATCTCTGCAAGCACAAACAACTTAGAATCAACTATGCTGTATCTAGTTTTGGATCGCTGTAAAAGCTTTGAAGGTCTGTTGGTATTTGTGGATAACTTTTTCTATTTTTCAATTTCCATCTATGACATGTTGTTTGATGTTGAAATTATCATTTGATGATGCTAGAATGATTAAATTTTTGAAATGTGATAATTTTTTTGTTTTGTGTTGAATGCTAAAATTGTAGTAGTCGGACGAGTAATGGGTATCCGCCGGGTAGCgggtacccgatgggtacgggtgcAGATCAGTACCCACAAACATATATGGGTACGAGTATGTGTTGAACTTTGTCTTGCGGGTATGGGTTCATGAACCATATATCCGTGTCCAACCCGCCTGATTGCCATCCCTAGCAATGCTTATCGACCTCCCACTATGGGTTATCAAAGTTATTGATCAAATTCCTCATGCTTTCCTTTGAAGAGGTCACAAAGATGCCAAAGGCGATCACTATCTTGTAGCTTGGGGGAAGGTATATCGCTCACTGGAATTGTGAGAGCTCAAAATTTACATCCTCAAAGAGATCTATCGGGCTCTTTGTATGAAATGTTTATAACTTACCCGGACTAAACTAGATTGACCTTGGACGACTTCACCTATCCAAGTGCCTAAAATAGTGAGGGCCTTCTTCTCTATTGCTATGGTCTTAGTGGTGGGTAATGGAGCCACCACCTTTTTCTAGAATGACCATAGACTCCATGGACAACGTTTTGCTAATTTTGCTCCTAGGCTACATGTTGTGGTTCCCAAGCGCAGAGCTAACAGGAGAACTGACCTTGAGGCTTTAACTAATGATGCTTAGGTACATAATATCTAGGGCGCTCTCATAGTGTGTATCATCACAGATGGTCTCGAGTTATGGGACCTCCTCTCAAGTGTCGAGTTGTAGCCACAGTTTATGATTGTCATTCTTTTCGATTTGCTTGTAATCGTAAATATTATGCTAAGGTAGCCTATGAATGTTTCTTCCTTGGCTCGGTTCAGTTTGAGCCTTGTGAGCAAATTTGAAAGACATGTGCACTACGAAAATGTCGTTTCTTTATGTTGTTGGTGGAGCATAATAAGTGTTGGACAACTAACCACTTGGAGGggcgaggtgtacaagcctctagtcgatgatcaatggccacacaaccctcattttcgtcaaaaatagccatgaacgaccattttcaataataccgaacgctaacacctacggatttttgaccaagaaatggtctccactagaaatccaagaatgtgacctatggcaaggaaacatatgtggggtgatgtgtatgagcctctggtcgatgattaatagtcacacaacccccatttttgtcgaaaatagccatgaacgaccattttcaataatactgaaggtgaGATGATTGGAGCACCCAACGTCTTGTCTTCTATGTGACCAAGAGAAATAAAACATTGGTCATATTCTAGTCTCTCATTTTTTATCTAGAAAATTCTAGTTTCAATGCCTTAAGCAAGTGTGCTACACTTTTAGCCACTCAACCTGTTGATAGGTTGTTACTGAACTGGTGGTGTAGGTTTTCTGTTTCTCTAGACAAGCAGAGGCAGAAGGGCTTAAATACCTTAATTATCCTTGGAGCATTGATAGGTTTTAATCACAGAAATAGATGTGTTTTTGATGGGGTTTCTGCTATCTTGTCTACAGTTTAAGTATAAGCTAGTGAGGATCATATTCACTGGGAGCTAGCGAGAGTAGAAGGAATACCTTATTCACTTCTCTTATGAGGGCTTTTAATCTTATCACCTTAAGTCTTGTTATCATGTTTGTTGTAGCCTAGTTTTGTGACTTTGTTTCTGTTGAAACCTTATTTATTTCCTTGTTTCTATCCTCTGTTATGATGATGGTATCCTATATCCAGTCTATGTTAGACATCTTTTGTTCTTAATATAATGAGGTGCAACTCTCATGTGAGTTTGATAAAAAATATTTAATGCATTCTTGAGTAAGAGAATTGTTGGATTGAGTCTGATTGTCATCCTTATGTTTGACCTATTAGGAAGCTAGTTAGAACCAAGTATTGTAATTGGACATATCCTTGCAATAAGTTGTTAAATGTGGGGGGGGGGCAAAGTTGGTTATTAGATTCAGGTGCGAAGGTAAAAGGTAGTTAGGAAGTAAACTAATGAAGATTTAACACAAGATCAAAA
This genomic window contains:
- the LOC103650600 gene encoding zinc finger CCCH domain-containing protein 55, coding for MMTYVGKNWPMADAIKGSSERASNQSHRDVTRSRSGGPERWRGQTSGEVAEMNGRRPPPCSGTAPATAGRASEQSTRRSRDPRLAAAASLHTPRPPPIQQETPMAIIQPPSRQQVVVLKIAIDPRHGLPLLLSHSVEQPAAIPQQQAATPSGLPVHTFRVATDPRDGHIAILSHTVEATTRHHAAASSVAAADQPGGSGVMRAREARDGNSQTTTRMVFRTALKEFVTKQIAETRGQQASLTTEELRGFVVRKAVDNIMRSEKHIPGTQERIGKYLRFCRGKIRKLIQEYFHKYEGRFPR